A stretch of Babesia bigemina genome assembly Bbig001, chromosome : III DNA encodes these proteins:
- a CDS encoding formate/nitrite transporter family protein, putative: MEYVCQLRKPADTLEVALASGEAKVKCPLYILFLKAVMGGYFAALGGHAAMVLASHFYLEHHYAASKLAFGLIFSGALVCIVFTGTDLVTSNCMNFALLAYTMRIGPGDYAIRMATSLIGNYTGAITGAAMLSAGTGFFMENVGSGSPYLKAVYDFKLSLPFWRVIFSAIGCNCYVCMAVWCSYASLDSSGAILSMVLLIASFAVAGFEHIVANFYTLHAALMSCKETSFLTVYGSNLAPTLIGNYIAGSVIIALPIFLMYGRKHDENVTQTYEDTPV; the protein is encoded by the coding sequence ATGGAGTATGTGTGTCAACTTCGTAAGCCAGCAGACACTCTCGAGGTGGCATTGGCCTCCGGCGAGGCGAAAGTCAAATGTCCCCTGTACATTTTGTTCTTAAAGGCAGTGATGGGTGGCTATTTCGCTGCCCTGGGAGGCCACGCCGCTATGGTTTTGGCGTCTCACTTTTATTTAGAACATCATTACGCTGCCTCTAAACTGGCGTTCGGTCTCATTTTCTCAGGTGCGCTCGTCTGTATCGTCTTCACTGGAACGGACCTGGTGACAAGCAACTGCATGAACTTCGCCCTGTTGGCATACACGATGAGAATAGGTCCGGGTGATTACGCTATTAGAATGGCCACGTCGCTTATCGGCAACTACACAGGAGCCATAACAGGAGCGGCAATGCTGAGCGCCGGCACAGGGTTCTTTATGGAGAATGTAGGGTCTGGTTCGCCATACTTGAAGGCTGTCTACGACTTCAagctgtcgctgccgttctgGCGCGTGATATTCAGTGCTATCGGTTGCAATTGCTATGTATGCATGGCGGTCTGGTGCTCCTACGCCTCTTTGGATTCGTCGGGAGCCATCTTGTCCATGGTATTACTCATCGCAAGCTTCGCCGTTGCAGGATTCGAGCATATCGTTGCCAACTTCTACACGCTTCACGCAGCGCTCATGTCTTGCAAGGAAACTTCGTTCCTCACCGTCTACGGAAGCAACTTAGCTCCCACGCTCATAGGGAACTATATCGCAGGCTCGGTCATTATCGCACTGCCGATCTTCCTCATGTACGGCCGCAAACACGATGAGAACGTCACACAAACATATGAAGACACACCTGTGTGA